A window of Roseateles sp. XES5 genomic DNA:
GATCGGCCCCAATCTGGAAGGCGCCAAATACACGCTTGCGGTCCCGAAGGCTGCCTTCGATGCGGGGGTGAAGGATTTCGCCGACCTTGCAAAATTCGCCGACAAATTCGAGCGCAAGATCTATGGCATCGAGCCCGGGAGCACGGGCAACACCATGATCCAGGCCATGATCGACAAGAACGAGTTCGGGCTGAAGGGATGGGAGCTCGTTGAATCCTCGGAGCAAGGCATGCTCACGCAGGTCGATCATCAGATCAGCGAGGACGCCTGGATCGTCTTCCTCGGATGGGAGCCCCATCCCATGAACACCAAATACGATATTGCCTATCTGAGCGGCGGCGATGCCACGTTCGGTCCGAATTATGGCGGCGCGACGGTCTTTACCAACATCCGCTCCGGCTTTGTAGCGGAATGCCCCAATGCCAGCCGTTTCCTTCAGAATCTGAAGTTCACGCTGACGATGGAAAACGAGATCGTGGATGCGATCCTGAACCAGGGAGCGGACCCGAAGGAAGCGGCCGCCGCCTGGCTCAAGGCTCATCCGGATGTGGTCAAACCCTGGCTCGACGGCGTGACGACCTTCGACGGCAAGCCGGCGCTGGACGCCGTCGAGAGCGCCCTCCAGGGCTGAGGTCTTTCGACCGCTCTCCGGGGCGCAGGTGTCCCGGAGAACTGCGGCACCCCGCTGCACGGCGTGGCGGTTCGTATTCGCTCAAGACGGATCGAGCTGCATCCCGGGTATATTCGCGCCTGAACCAGGAACCGGCGCCGCCTTCCTTGCCGAACCCGTTGCTGGCGCCTGTCATCCCGGCGGTTCCGTCGCGAAACGTTTCCCTTCGCCGCGCTCAAAGCGAGGTTCGTACCGCGAAAACTTGATACGGTGTGGTTGCCGAAGGTGATTCCGGCATGCTTGAACGCCGCTCATTCGGGCGTGCAAGCCGGGTCCCAGAGGACCTCACGAGACAAGTTTGGAGAAGCGGATGAATGCGGTCGAGGGGATAAAGGGTGGCGGTGTCGATTCAGGCTATGCCTGGCTGCGGCTGGTGCTCACGCTCGTTCTCGGGACTGTTGCCTGCGTCGGAAATTGGTCCGTTGTCGTCGTGCTGCCAACCCTCCAGCTTGAGTTCGACACACTGCGCGGCGGCGCCTCGCTGCCCTATACCTGCACCATGCTCGGCTTTGCCTTCGGCGGCGTGGCGATGGGGCGGCTGGCGGATCGTGTCGGCATCGTCGCACCGGTGCTGATCGGGGCATTCTTGCTCTGCATCGGCTATGTCGCTGCTTCCTTCACCAGCAATATCTGGCAATTCTCTGCCCTTTCGGTGGTGATCGGCATCGGCTCCGCCGCCGGTTTTTCGCCATTGATCTCGGACCTTTCTCATTGGTTCCGCAAACGCCGGGCGCTCGCCGTCACCTTTGCCGCGTCGGGCAGCTATCTCGCCGGCGCCGTGTGGCCGTTGGTCATCGAGCATTTCCAGACGACGCAGGGCTGGCGCGCGACCCATGTCTTCATCGGCCTTTTCATCCCGGTGGTGATGGTGCCGCTCGGCCTGCTGTTGCGGCGGCGCCTCCAGACGGCCGCCTATGCCGAGGCCGAGGCGGCGACCGAAGCGGCGCGCAACGAGCTCGGTCTCAAGCCGAACGTGCTGCAAGGCGTTCTCGTCGTTGCCGGTTTCGCCTGCTGCATGGCGATGTCGATGCCGCAGGTCCATCTTGTCGCCTATTGCGGTGACCTTGGTTACGGCGTTGCCGTCGGCACGCAGATCGTTTCATTGATGCTCGGGCTTGGGGTCGTCAGCCGTCTTGCTTCCGGCGTGGTCGCCGACCGGATCGGCGCTGGCCCGATGCTGATCCTCGGCTCGTCGATGCAGGCGGCGGCGCTCCTGCTCTATCTGTTCTTCAACAGCCAGTCTGCGCTCTATGTGATCTCCGGTCTGTTCGGACTGTTCCAGGGCGGCATCGTGCCGATGTACGCGGTGATCATCCGCCAGTTCCTGCCGCCGCGCGAGGCGGGCATCCGCATCAGCCTGGTCCTCATGGCGACCGTGCTCGGCATGGCATGTGGAGGTCTCGCCGCCGGCTACATCTTCGACGCCACCGGATCCTACCGCCTGGCCTTCCTGCACGGCTTCCTGTGGAACGTCGTGAACCTCTCTCTGGTGAGCTGGTTGATTCTCTGGCCGAAGCTGCGCCAGCGGCGGCAGGTGGTGACGGCCGGGTAGAGCTTGGGGATTTCGAGAGAGATCGCGTTTGCTCCCAAAGCCGGTGCCGCCAACGATCGGGGAGCCGGATTGGGACCCCGATGGGCAACGGGGACGTTGCCTCAAAATGCGGGAACGAGAATCGCGGGCCGCGCCTGAGAGTCTACAAAGTCCGGTGTGAGGT
This region includes:
- a CDS encoding MFS transporter translates to MNAVEGIKGGGVDSGYAWLRLVLTLVLGTVACVGNWSVVVVLPTLQLEFDTLRGGASLPYTCTMLGFAFGGVAMGRLADRVGIVAPVLIGAFLLCIGYVAASFTSNIWQFSALSVVIGIGSAAGFSPLISDLSHWFRKRRALAVTFAASGSYLAGAVWPLVIEHFQTTQGWRATHVFIGLFIPVVMVPLGLLLRRRLQTAAYAEAEAATEAARNELGLKPNVLQGVLVVAGFACCMAMSMPQVHLVAYCGDLGYGVAVGTQIVSLMLGLGVVSRLASGVVADRIGAGPMLILGSSMQAAALLLYLFFNSQSALYVISGLFGLFQGGIVPMYAVIIRQFLPPREAGIRISLVLMATVLGMACGGLAAGYIFDATGSYRLAFLHGFLWNVVNLSLVSWLILWPKLRQRRQVVTAG
- a CDS encoding choline ABC transporter substrate-binding protein, with the translated sequence MLKFLLAAGVSLLSLMPSASHAAEPESCRQIRFSDVGWTDITSTTSISSIILGALGYEPSSIMLSIPVTYASLKNKEVDVYLGDWEPAMVQDRKPFLEDKSIVVIGPNLEGAKYTLAVPKAAFDAGVKDFADLAKFADKFERKIYGIEPGSTGNTMIQAMIDKNEFGLKGWELVESSEQGMLTQVDHQISEDAWIVFLGWEPHPMNTKYDIAYLSGGDATFGPNYGGATVFTNIRSGFVAECPNASRFLQNLKFTLTMENEIVDAILNQGADPKEAAAAWLKAHPDVVKPWLDGVTTFDGKPALDAVESALQG